The genomic window TCAAATAACAGAATATCAATTGTGAGATGATAtctgaaaacttaaaaaaatatcctaTAAATTgtgatttgaaaaaaacaaaataaggtAAAAATAGTGGCTAATAAGTGATAAAGGTTAGAGGTTAGTTAAAGGTtggaaataaaatgaattgtggaattaatatcaaatatggaaaaacgaaattgtagaaaatttaaaatcagtattgatatgtattaaataaatggAATGAAGCTTGCGAAATTCGTACACAATGTAAAAATGTTCAATTTCGTGTTGAATACATGcatgcaaacatatatgtatctatctgtatatatatataaaaaaaatggttattgtaatatttacaaaaagttCTCAAGTTTCATTGTAAATATGTTGATATACTGTGcgaatttttccaattaaaaaatggaatacatatatataaatacagctGCGAGCAATGAAATAATACTGGACATACTTTAAATAcctaaatttttatacatatacatatatttcgaaTCACATAGGAAATTGAAATCAATTTTAGAATAACATTCTGTAATATGGAAAGAACCTATTGCACTCAATTTGAAAATGAACAGATAGTATTGCGATGTTTGTAATTCTCAAGAAGGAAAATTGATTAGTAACCTTATATAAGcagcaaaacttaaaaaaaaagtgcagAAGGGTAATGATCTCCAATACAATAACTTTGGCGACTGAATTACTGTCAGGTATGTATGTCAAAACCCGACCAATAGTATCTGTTGCAGATATCCGGGACGAATTAATTCATATTGTGAAGATACTTGGACTGAAGAGCCGAAAATTATACTTTATGACGGGAAAGTGCCTCGAGAGTATATGGGGAAGCACAAAAGCTTTAAAACATAGTGGCTCCAGTATAATGCTATGTCCATGTTCTAGTTGAATAGttgtaactaaaaataaaagtcaTATTACCAAGTACTAAGTATAGATAGAGAGAGTACTTCAAGTATATCTGTCAACGATCATTTAAGATAACTTTTTCTATGCACTACTGCTTTAGCTCCACTTAATTTTCATGTGACATAACGTTTTGACTAATAAAACGTATACTGTCTGTATGAactaaattctttttatttatagCTTTACATTTGCAATGCAACCAGAGCCATTGTTAACAATTGAAAAAGATTTAGTGTTGGTACACACTACTATTTCATTACTCGcagctgtacatacatatgtacatacatatacatatgtacatatattgtatgcatgtgtgttcgatctacttattatatatgcaggtagtttataattttattgcatattctCATTCAGCTTCAGCTTAAGTCTCTATGCAAAttgctaaacaaataaaaaaccaagTTGCCCATATCTAATTCAGATTTATGGCAAAAAAGATAAGATAAAAAGACGATGAGAGCGCTAAGACAATGCATGTGAGTAATATTTATAGCCTGAACAGAGTGCATTAAGTtgaccacgaagtttgtaagacCCAGAAAAAAGCATCGGaaatcctataaaatataaattataaataaacagcGTCaggagctgagtcgatttagccatgtcgcAGCCGTTCACAAGATAGTAGCGTCCACGGAATGGACTCGggtttttatccggccaaaaactctcaactcggcagaattctgcggCTACAACATTTAGCCATATCCACctatctgtatacatatatgcaaaccAGTTCCTTTGGGAGATATCGAATTTTGCACAAGTCCTCTTCTCGCCAAAGCGCTAATCATTTGTCAGAACctccaatatcggaccactatagcatatagctgacatacaaactggacgatcgaaatcaaattcttgtatttagaactcttttatttgaaaagatacaCGAAGTTTAGCATGGATTATTTCGCAATGGGCAATGGTGCAATGTCTGAACAAAGTGTTCCGaccgaaccactataacatatagatTGCGTCCATACAAATTAGtgaacaaaatcaaattcttatacaaaatacctttttttatttgtaaagggtattatggcTGCGATGCAAAAgaatttcacgtttttttttcttgtttattttggttatgcattttattatttactaaaatttatttttgtgttaaagTGGTGTTTATAACtttaataacacaaaataaaaacttttgaccgaataaatgtagaaaaatgaaaaaaaaaaataatacttaaatGCTTTGATATGGATGTACACAACAAAAATCTTctaccttatttatttttatgcaagTCACTTAAAGAGAACGTGATAAAACTTGCTCTCACACatttataaacacaaaaaaacaacacaaaattcAGTATCACTCCATGAAAATAAATTGCAGCCAGTAGTTAGTTTTCGCCACTGCTTTATGTGCCGATGTGCGCACAAcccatttttatcattttttcgtCGTTCTCGCGCTCTTCTAGTACGCTCATCTtaagttttaaaacaaataatcgcaaatttatatgaaaatgctGACGCTAAGTAGTCAGTTGTTGGCGATACATCAGTGTAAAGAGTTCTTGCTCAATAAGGGCACAGCGGGTGTAGTAGCTACAATACGAGCTGTAACAAACATCAAGCCAAACGAGTATAGTGTAATAAGAAGACATACGCACGTCGCTACCGCCAACAATACTACGACGTTATTGTCCTTCAAAAATTACTTCCCATCAAAGCTACGCACAATACAAACAAcgacaaaaatgtcaaatacaAGTGatgatataaaaatacataactaCTATAATGTTGCATTGGAAATTGTTATGAAATGTGGTCCACTACTACGTGAAGGTTACGGCGTTGCTGATGCagattataaacaaaaaacagctgcTTACGACTTAGTAACTGTATATGATAAAAAAGTAGAGGATATACTGGTTGATGGTTTGCAAACAGCTTTTCCAGAATCTAAATTTATCGGCGAAGAGAGTGCGTCGGAGAGCGGCAAACTACCTGAGTTGACTGATGCACCCACATGGATTATTGATCCCATAGATGGCACCACCAATTTCATACACCGCATACCACATTGGTGCATATCAGTGGGTTTGGCCATAAATCGGGAATTGGTGGTGGGTATTGTATATAATCCCATTGCAAATGAAATGTATTCGGCATGGAAGGGtcacggcgcatatttgaatgGTCAACGTATTCATGTGAGAAAATGTACCGAAGTGAGTATTATTCAATTGAATGTTCACAAATATGTATTTGGGTGTATAACATAATTTAAACTGAAAATGTTAGTATAGATAATTTGTTATCTTTAAGGAGGTTTTCTTAAAGTATTAGAAAACGATAAACTACGATTAACGAAAAcgacaaaaacataaacaaagaaaagccagtttgtatggcttttatatgctatagtagtccgatctggacaatttattaggagattgtaccgttactCTGGGcaacaaaccacaccaaatttcgtgaagatatatcgtcaagttaaaaagtttccatataaagattatacaagaacttgataatcaatgcaaaacatacatatgacaCTAcgaaaattctaatattttactcactaatttacataaattattttaattaatcaaataattatttttttcaaaattctataaTAACCTTTTTTTAAACTCGCAATCCTTTCATTGATATTCATGGGTATAAAAATGCCTTAAATCGTTTATTAAAGCAGAGCAGAGATGACAATGTTTGTGCTAATGCAGTCCGTGTAAAGTTCGGTAATGCGATATGTTTAGAAAAGAACCCGAAAAaacctttaatttttaatagtaacCGTTCAACATAAGCGCAAATAATTAGATTCTACGTTAATGTGCAAATAATTGTTTGCATTGTGCATATTGCATATTAATATGCGATTTCGTTTCGTGATAGTAATAAATATCTTTATAACCTTTCTCTAGGTATaagcaaacaatttatttgcaataagAAGATAAACGAACTAAAATGcactttagaaaaaaaattttaatttttaaatattaatattattttttttctttcactatTTGTACATTTCAGATGAACGATGCAGTTCTAGCTTTTGAAGTTTCAATTATTCACGCCGCATCAGTTCGTGATAAGTATGTGAAGCGCCTCTCTAAACTCGCGGCTCATAGCGCAGGGTATgcatataatttgtataattataAAGTAATTCACAAAAAATCGTTCACCTTTACAGCACACGTTGCATGGGCAGTGCCGCATTGACACTCTGCTACGTTGCAAGCGGCTGCTTTGATTGCTACCATGTTGAAGATTTAATGCCTTGGGATATAGCTGCTGGCGCAGTGATATTACGTGAAGCCGGTGGTTTGCTGTATCATAGCAAAGGAGGGGAATTTAATATTATGAAACCCGATTTGACAGCCGCAACCTCGCCCGAACTAGTAAAAATCATGGTCGGTTTAATTGAAGAGGCTGATGCACTGGCTTtcacatttaaataatttctttgttatAAAACTGGTTCTAATTTTTGCGAAACTTTTGTATAgagtgttttaaaaataaaaattataaaaagaactTACATTTGGCGGCATTCCATGTGTTTGATAACCCATTGGTGGCATATTCGGACCTTGAGGCGCCATTTGCATTCCCATATGCGGGcctgtaaaatatattatgcaattaaatgtacgaaaaaaatttattatatatgcaaatacGAACCCATGCTTTGATGATGCGGTGGCATGTGATGTCCTTGTGGTGGCGGTCCGGGTGGACCTGGCGGACCAGGTGGTCCTTGACCTGGTGGACCATTCATATGCGGTGGGGGCGCTCCTTGTACACCCGGTTGCTGTTGCGGTCCAGGTGGTCCGTGTGGTGGCGGTACGCCATGCGGTGGTGGGGCATGTGACATTGGCGGGCCACTACCCGGTGCACCACCACTGCCTGGCGGTGGTGGTCCATGCTGACCTGGAGGACCTTGCCCATGTGGTGGTGGTGGACCATGCTGACCTACACCATGTTGTCCTGGCGGCATTGCACCGTGTTGTTGATGTTGTGGTGGTCCATGCGGAGAGCCATGAGGTGGTGCATGCTGCATAGGATGTGTATATGGACCACCAGGATGACCAGGAGGAGGCGGGGGGCCGTGATGACCGCCGGGTGGAATTGGACCGTGTTGACTATGTGGTGGCGGTCCTTGCATATGCGGTTGTTGTGGCGGTCCATGTGGTGGACCTGATGGGCCTGCACCAGAAGGCCCTTGCTGCACTGGCGGCCCCTGCGACATTTGTTGATGTGGATAAGGACTGTGCGGCGAAGGTGATGGGCTTTGTGCTGGTGGCGCCTGGGGAGGAGGCATTGGACTGTTAGCGGGCGAGGGTGATGTCATATTCAcccaacaaatttaaataattttagcaCAGAAAACAGCAAAATAGGAGCCTCCCAGCGAAATAGTGTGAGGAATTAGGCAAGTATCTATACGAAcacaaatgcaaaatttgttaTGTGAATCTACTATTCAAACTTTATTTTTGCTGcgaataatacaaattttacacttatataaaCACGTTTACGCGAATATGGATTCACAGTTTGCGTTTGAACATTTTTGTgtctattttttactttaaattagtAAGTTTTGCGACTTTTTAGATCACACAcacagtttttgttttgcaaagaCGACGCGACGAGAAATTTCAATGGCTGCCATGAAGTATATGTAAACGTCAAATTCATGTTGGTAATACTGCATACCGGCTGTCAAATATGTGGCGACGTTATCGAAagttgtaattataaaaatttaagtcaaatatttgattatatatatatatttacactaaAAGCACTAAAATCTATCTAAATTATTATCAttgttaataatatattaaaaggtAAATGTTCAGCAtagcggcttttccgaaaacatGCTCTATTAATAAACTAATATACTGATGAGTATAAAGGTAATTTTGCTAACCATATGATTTTACTTCAACATCAGAACgaaaagttttgtaattttcgTATTGCATTACCCAATTTACTGTAAAGCTTATGTATGTGGAATCATTAGACTTGGCAAAAAAgcgttattaaatttttaaagaaattatcgttataaaacgattttcataaaaatttaatgaaaaacgaTATCAAGAATTTAATTATGGGATAATcgatttataaattttgcttCAACCCAAATACCATATCGATACATTATCAACAATCCCTACGAAGCAAGGCGCGAAATACCATACAGCACATTTGAAAGACTAATGAAGTCAGAATCTGCAAGGAAAATTTGCATTTGAGCGAATTTCAaggaatattttaataaaatgagtgGATTTTCAAGCAAAAGAAAGTTTCCGGAAAACggcaatgcaaacaaaaatgGAGATACCGCCTCTGGAAAGCAACAAAAGAAATGGTTTGTTAATGGCGAAATTATGATTACAAACTGGTgatgattttatgaaaaatttatatatttacttgtttTCATAATCTCACAAAGGAACGATGAGGAAGATGATGACTTTGATGGAATGGATTTTGATATGGGTGGAGAAGGGGGTGATGATAAAGATGTGCTACTAGGAGAAGGTCCGGAGAACCAACAAACCTCTGTGAAATGGTCTAGAGTTGATCCCCCCAATTTAGATCCTTCTGTTGACGAATTAACATTTCAACAAATAGATATAGAAAATTACTTGGGCGAACCTATGCCTGGAATGCCAGGTCCACAGATTGGACCGGTACCAATAATACGCATGTTTGGTATTACAATGGAAGGAAACTCGGTTTGTTGTCATGTGCATGGTTTCTGCCCTTATTTCTATATAGCAGCGCCACGTAGTTTCGAACGGAATCACTGCAATGCCTTGCGCGAAGCTTTGGACAAAAAGGTATTAGCAGATATGCGCAGCAACAAGAATAATGTACAAGAAGCTGTGTTAGAAGTACAGCTTGTGGAACGCCTTAATATTTACGGTTATCAAGGCGATGATAAGCAACgctatataaaaataacagtaaCAGTGCCTAAATTGGTTGCAGCAGCAGTGCGATTACTTTCCAATCAAATAATATTGTCGGATTTCGATTTTCAAGACTGTCGTGCCTTTGAAAGCAATATTGACTTCGATATACGTTTCATGGTTGATACACATGTAGTGGGTTGTAATTGGATAGAATTGCCAGCGggtacatggcgtatacgcaataaaaatactaaaccGCAACCAGAATCACGTTGTCAAATCGAAGTAGATGTGGCCTATGACAAATTTATATCACATGAACCCGAAGGAGAGTGGTCTAAGGTAGCGCCTTTTCGTATACTATCATTCGATATTGAATGTGCTGGACGTAAAGGTATTTTTCCTGAAGCTAAAATGGATCCGGTCATACAGATCGCCAACATGGTTATACGTCAAGGCGATCCCGAACCTTTCATAAGAAACGTTTTTACTTTGAACAACTGCGCGCCTATTGTTGGTTCCGAAGTACGTTGTTTTCCCAAAGAGACGGAACTTTTAGATGCCTGGTCGAGTTTTGTGCGCGAAGTCGATCCGGATATTTTAACCggctataatataaataattttgatatacCCTACCTTCTTAACCGTGCTGCACACTTGAAGGTGAAGAATTTCGAATATCTCGGACGCATAAGAAATATCCGTTCAGTCATTAAAGAACAAGTGTTACAATCAAAGCAAATGGGTAGACGAGAGAACAAGTATGTAAACTTTGAGGGGCGTGTTCCCTTCGATTTGCTCTTCGTGCTGTTGCGCGACTATAAGCTGCGCTCATACACATTAAATGCAGTGAGCTATCACTTTTTACAAGAGCAGAAAGAAGATGTGCATCACAGCATCATCACAGATCTACAAAATGGTGATGAGCAAACACGTCGTCGTTTGGCTATGTATTGTCTTAAGGATGCTTACTTACCCTTGCGTTTGCTAGACAAACTTATGTCTATTGTCAATTACATGGAAATGGCGAGGGTCACGGGTGTGCCGTTGGAATCTTTATTAACACGTGGTCAACAGATTAAAGTGCTAAGTCAATTGTTACGTGCCGCGCGTACCAAGGGTTTTATAATGCCCGCCCACCAGTCGAAGGCGTCTGAAGAGCAATATGAGGGCGCTACAGTTATAGAACCAAAACGTGGTTATTATGCCGATCCCATAGCGACACTTGATTTTGCTTCTCTATATCCTAGTATTATGATTGCACATAATCTTTGCTATACCACACTAGTGCAGCCGGGTATGAAAGAGCGTCTAGGTCTAACAGATTCCCAAGTAGAACGTACGCCAGCCAACAATACATTTGTACGATCGGAAGTGCGTAACGGACTGCTACCAGAAATTCTGCAATCTCTACTGGCTGCGCGTAAGCGTGCCAAAAATGATTTGAAGGTAAATGCTACAAAtatgctttgaatttttttttttttttcaataattttacttttttttttaggttgaaAAAGATCCCTTCCGGCGTAAGGTGCTCGATGGTCGACAATTGGCTTTGAAAATATCCGCCAATTCAGTGTATGGTTTCACAGGTGCACAGGTCGGTAAATTACCTTGTTTGGAAATATCGGGCAGTGTCACCGCTTACGGGCGTACAATGATCGAGTTGACAAAAAATGAGGTGGAGACACATTACAAAATCGCTAATAATTACGAAAATGATGCAGTCGTCATTTACGGTGACACAGATTCGGTGATGGTGAACTTTGGTGTAAAAACATTGGAACGCGCAATGGAACTCGGCCGTGAAGCGGCCGAAATAGTTAGCGCCAAGTTTGTGCGACCCATTAAGTTGGAATTCGAAAAGGTTTACTACCCTTATTTGCTAATCAATAAGAAACGTTATGCTGGTTTGTATTTCACGCGTCCTGAAACATATGACAAAATGGACTGCAAAGGTGTGtgcgtttatttttttctttacttttttactcAATATTTAATGAGTTTCCATTCCAGGCATTGAAACCGTGCGTCGCGATAATTCACCACTGGTTGCCAATCTCATGAACACTTGCTTGCAAAAATTGCTTATCGAACGCAATCCCGATGGCGCCGTAGAATATGCGAAACGCGTCATAGCCGATTTGCTCTGCAACCGCGTCGACATCTCACAGCTGGTGATTACTAAAGAATTGGCAAAGACTGATTATGCTGCTAAGCAGGCGCATGTAGAATTAGCGAACAAAATGAAGAAACGTGATCCTGGCACAGCACCTAAATTGGGTGATCGGGTACCTTACGTGATTTGCGCTGCAGCAAAGAATACGCCCGCCTACATGAAGGCTGAGGATCCACTGTATGTCCTCGAGAATTGTGTGCCCATTGACGCTAATTACTATTTGGAGCAACAACTATCGAAACCATTGTTACGCATATTCGAACCACTGCTCGGAGATCGCGCCGAATCTATACTGTTGAGTAAGTTATCAGAATTTATTAGCTTAGAtttgtatttttcaacaaaaacttCTTCTGCACACAGAGGGTGAACACACACGAACGCGTTCTGTGGTAACCTCAAAGGTTGGTGGTCTGGCTGGCTTTATGACTAAGAAATCGTCATGTCTTGGCTGTCGTGCACTCATGCCGAATGGTTATGAAAAGGCAGCGTTATGTCCACATTGTGAGCCTCGCATGAGTGAACTTTATCAACGCGAAATCGTGGCAAAACGCTCGCTGGAAGAGACTTTCGATCGCTTGTGGACAGAGTGTCAACGTTGTCAGGGTTCCCTCCATGAAGAGGTGTTGTGTTCGAATCGAGATTGTCCGATCTTTTACATGCGTCAAAAGATACGCATGGATTTGGATACACAGGAAAAGCGCGTACAGCGCTTCGGTGCGCCGGATTGGTGACGCATTACCGTTTATATTGCATGAATAGTTTATAAGTGTTTTGTGTCTGATTGCGAATCGGTTGCTAAgaatactatatttatattttatttgttttacctCTAAATAACGGAACTTGAAATGCTCTATCCAAATTTGGTTTGTCTGagtacaataaattaaaatgttgagAAACAGTGTGTAAAATGTCATGGTTATGCGGATGAAATTCTGAGGATAGTGCAGCCTGAAAAACTTCGCTCTAATGAGGTTTTCCTGAGAATAATGGAGTCTTTTAACTTTGAACTACATAGAAAATGCCTTATCTAATCTATGATACGATCAACTgcataataaaacaagaaaatacattAATTTGGATTGCACcggagctataataccctttacaaataaataataataataacatatagTTCGAAACACTATAGTACTTAACAATCTGTTAAGAGACTGTGAAAATTTCGTTAAATAAtctagtgaaataaaaaagttttccttgcgagaacttgattttgttcattcagtttgtatagcagtcCTTTGCATaatgatccgatctaaacaatttcttcggagattccACCGTTTtcataaccggaacggacccggactCTTATCCggccgacaacaacaacaatgatcaGATTATtagagagaaaaggacgtgttcAAAATTTCACAGCGGTATTTTAATGTATTGGgaactagtttgcgtatatacagacggaagAGGGCCCTGTCAATATCGACGCTTTTGAATtctatatataacatatgtatatatattttttatagggtCTACGACGTTTTCGTTGAGTGTTTCAACTTtgtagcaaacttaataaaccctgtacagggtataaaatagaaatttaacACGCGTTCTTGACATTTTTCCACTTAATTAAACTTTGCGTGGTGTTTTATAGATAATACCAcaacttatttttatcttttttattaatgctatatcgtttttttttgttttttgtttttacaaagaTACCGCGCCAATCGTTGactataaactaaaaaaaacctACAATGCGCGTTGGTAGTGAAAAGCACAGCGCTACCCTATTTTTATGATGTTTGGTGTTAATCAAGTTTTTAAATTTGGCAAACTAATTATTggaaattgataatttttgtaaacACGACTAAAGGAAACGGATTAACGATTCGACTTTACATTTGTTTATGTCACAGTCAATTAAGACATGACTTTAAACACTTTAGTTGAGCAATAGCTTGCTTCAGAAATtacgttttgatatttttaagcCCGTAATATTGTAGATTATTTGTTAGGGAGCGCCGTTGTGAAGTCACATCATAGTAGTGTTTCGTTTTTATCAATACGTTTTCTTATTAATATACACTTGCAATTGCCTTATGTGCTGTCTACCAACAATTTACTTGATTTCACATACgtgtttttttatatgtaagtatataaaatgcatatagtaattacttaaaattaagaacaaataaaatagtttaaagaACTTTTTTTGGGTAAAGTTGTTATGGGACAAGgagttttttctatatttctagTTGCACTATTTACGACTTTGCAACGTATTGGAAAGCCAATCCATCGCTTGATCTAAGCCTTCACCTTTGGTCGCTGatgttttgaatatttgaaaagttcgattttttaaattttccaaacccagcgcatgaTGCACTTCCGCCACGGTCATACAACCCTCCATATCCTGTTTGTTGGCGAGCACAACAAGTATGGCGCCGGCAAGTTCTTCTTcctataagtaaaaaaaaaaaaaaaaacaatattcctTAAGAacttaatatatatagtatttaaaaaatacgcaCTCGCAACATGTACAGCAGTTCATCTTTAGATATGCCTATCCGATCTCGATCTGCAGAATCCACTACATAAATTATAGCATCTGTGTTACTATAGTAACAACGCCAATACGGTctaaatgccaaagaaaattaaataaagttttttcttataagttatttaatttacaaaccTTATACTTGTCTGACCACCCAAATCCCATACCtggaattttaaattcttgTACGTAACCTGTTCGACATTGAAGCCAATAGTCGGAATTGTTGTGACCACTTCACCAACTTGCAGACGATAAAGAATGGTCGTTTTGCCAGCGCCATCCAGCCCCAATATCAGTATGCGCATTTCGCGTGAACCGAGCAGACCACGAAAGTAACTTAATACACCACCTAAGAATAATACAAACTGTTTTAGCtactaaaaagtaatttttgttgtcaatttttttttgaagagttTATTCACAACACCGGCAGACATACAATTGGCATAAAGGTTCTATTTCCAACTTAGCCAATCTGTCATTGCTGCCACACGTAGAACTTACCCATTTTATTATCACTACAATACGTTGGTGGCTGGTATTAatatacttattatttatattgttggTATATAGCTTGATTTAGTTGTTTTCCCTATAAAAGTTAATGCACGCACATTTggtttaattataataaatacatatgtgaaaatagtccgtattttcactttttttatagGCAGACGATGAGAACGGTTTGatttatgtcaaaaattgtttgtcaTGCGTAGCGGTTATGACGTGTCTGTGTAAAGAGAACACAGTGTTGCATTACAAGTGAAACGGTTAAAATAAAATGCGTATacctttgtttttaattttctttgtttaataataaaaagttatttttacaaagaataattatgtaaataaagACGCTGCTATATATCAGTAGTCAATTAGCAGTAAATGACCAGCAAACTATATATTAATACCAACGGAAATCATTCAGCTGAATATcatttacgtataaaatttaaatacaaataaaatataaattgttttaaattaacttatttatttccttctctttcgtatttaatatttatttcaatatttcttaagAACTACAATTTAAAGTttattgattgctaaatattatttaaatgattACACAAACTATTGTATGCtttgatattgatttcattATAATTCTCGTCATAACCTCAAGCACACGGATGCAAgtttttatgcatatgtatgtatgaatcttttgaaattcatatttttttgcgttcatgttgctgttgttgggtTTTAATGcgattgctaaataaaaaattaatattattacatgTACATACAGTAAAGAGCCTTTTTTAATaccattacatacatattcccTTTTGTGTTTAACGtcttattaaatatacattattttagcattgtttgttttttattgtttacaacTTATGTAAAGCAAAAGTTTACTATATAGTACATTTTTGTAATACTTCATTTTATActtgaatttataaatatacatgtatatatatataaagcacACACAGATATATAGCTATGAATATTGtagagttttaaaaataattctcaAAAAACAAAGACAATGTTTCTCTTAGTTTAAttaagcttttttgttttttattttattgcattagAAAATGTACTGGAGTTAATACACCTAGTAAAAATGTGTCTTAGTAAAACGATGTGCTAGAAAATATCAGTCGGAAATGTTCAAAACACTGTTATTCAATTCCCTTATTAGATATTAAGTTAACGAACATTTGTAGAAATTGTATCTTTCATattacttataaattttattttctcattttcttcAAGTGCTTTGAagtttgttatttgttattgaGAAAGTTTCATATCaataaatcaaaagaaaaaaaaacgcttG from Bactrocera tryoni isolate S06 chromosome 5, CSIRO_BtryS06_freeze2, whole genome shotgun sequence includes these protein-coding regions:
- the LOC120777075 gene encoding inositol monophosphatase 2-like, with the translated sequence MKMLTLSSQLLAIHQCKEFLLNKGTAGVVATIRAVTNIKPNEYSVIRRHTHVATANNTTTLLSFKNYFPSKLRTIQTTTKMSNTSDDIKIHNYYNVALEIVMKCGPLLREGYGVADADYKQKTAAYDLVTVYDKKVEDILVDGLQTAFPESKFIGEESASESGKLPELTDAPTWIIDPIDGTTNFIHRIPHWCISVGLAINRELVVGIVYNPIANEMYSAWKGHGAYLNGQRIHVRKCTEMNDAVLAFEVSIIHAASVRDKYVKRLSKLAAHSAGTRCMGSAALTLCYVASGCFDCYHVEDLMPWDIAAGAVILREAGGLLYHSKGGEFNIMKPDLTAATSPELVKIMVGLIEEADALAFTFK
- the LOC120777074 gene encoding DNA polymerase delta catalytic subunit codes for the protein MSGFSSKRKFPENGNANKNGDTASGKQQKKWNDEEDDDFDGMDFDMGGEGGDDKDVLLGEGPENQQTSVKWSRVDPPNLDPSVDELTFQQIDIENYLGEPMPGMPGPQIGPVPIIRMFGITMEGNSVCCHVHGFCPYFYIAAPRSFERNHCNALREALDKKVLADMRSNKNNVQEAVLEVQLVERLNIYGYQGDDKQRYIKITVTVPKLVAAAVRLLSNQIILSDFDFQDCRAFESNIDFDIRFMVDTHVVGCNWIELPAGTWRIRNKNTKPQPESRCQIEVDVAYDKFISHEPEGEWSKVAPFRILSFDIECAGRKGIFPEAKMDPVIQIANMVIRQGDPEPFIRNVFTLNNCAPIVGSEVRCFPKETELLDAWSSFVREVDPDILTGYNINNFDIPYLLNRAAHLKVKNFEYLGRIRNIRSVIKEQVLQSKQMGRRENKYVNFEGRVPFDLLFVLLRDYKLRSYTLNAVSYHFLQEQKEDVHHSIITDLQNGDEQTRRRLAMYCLKDAYLPLRLLDKLMSIVNYMEMARVTGVPLESLLTRGQQIKVLSQLLRAARTKGFIMPAHQSKASEEQYEGATVIEPKRGYYADPIATLDFASLYPSIMIAHNLCYTTLVQPGMKERLGLTDSQVERTPANNTFVRSEVRNGLLPEILQSLLAARKRAKNDLKVEKDPFRRKVLDGRQLALKISANSVYGFTGAQVGKLPCLEISGSVTAYGRTMIELTKNEVETHYKIANNYENDAVVIYGDTDSVMVNFGVKTLERAMELGREAAEIVSAKFVRPIKLEFEKVYYPYLLINKKRYAGLYFTRPETYDKMDCKGIETVRRDNSPLVANLMNTCLQKLLIERNPDGAVEYAKRVIADLLCNRVDISQLVITKELAKTDYAAKQAHVELANKMKKRDPGTAPKLGDRVPYVICAAAKNTPAYMKAEDPLYVLENCVPIDANYYLEQQLSKPLLRIFEPLLGDRAESILLKGEHTRTRSVVTSKVGGLAGFMTKKSSCLGCRALMPNGYEKAALCPHCEPRMSELYQREIVAKRSLEETFDRLWTECQRCQGSLHEEVLCSNRDCPIFYMRQKIRMDLDTQEKRVQRFGAPDW
- the LOC120778517 gene encoding ADP-ribosylation factor-like protein 1 encodes the protein MGGVLSYFRGLLGSREMRILILGLDGAGKTTILYRLQVGEVVTTIPTIGFNVEQVTYKNLKFQVWDLGGQTSIRPYWRCYYSNTDAIIYVVDSADRDRIGISKDELLYMLREEELAGAILVVLANKQDMEGCMTVAEVHHALGLENLKNRTFQIFKTSATKGEGLDQAMDWLSNTLQSRK